GCTGGAAAAGGTGCGCGAGGAGGTGGAAGCCTTCCTCCAGACAACCAAACGGCTGACCCCCCTGCTGACCGATACCATTGGCTCCATCCACCAGGCCGTGGACCAGGGTAAAAACATCCTTCTCGAAGGGGCCCAGGGGACCCTCCTGGATATTGATCTGGGCACTTATCCGTACGTCACCTCCTCTCATCCCACGGCGGGGGGGATTGCCTCCGGGCTGGGCCTGCCTGTTCAGAAAATTGACCGGCTGCTGGGAGTCTTCAAGGCCTATGCCACCCGTGTCGGGGCCGGCCCCTTCCCCACCGAACTGACCGACGAAGTCGGGGATCGACTCCAGGAGCAGGGCGCTGAATTCGGTGCCACCACCGGCCGCCGAAGGCGGTGCGGCTGGTTTGACGGCGTGGCCGCCAGCTACGCCTGTAAGGTCAATGGCTTCTCCGAATTGGCCCTCACGAAGCTCGACGTCCTCGATAAGTTCGACACCCTCAAGATTTGCACTGCCTATGAACTGAATGACACCCACCTCACCGGATTCTCTGCGGCCATTCCCCACCTCGATCAGGTGACGCCGGTCTATAACGAAGTTCCCGGCTGGCAGACGGACACTTCCAGGCTGAAATCGGCCCGGGAGCTGCCGCCTGAGGCCCAGAGTTACATCAAACGGCTGGAGGAACTCCTGGCGGTCCCGATCACCCTGGTCTCGGTGGGGGCCGAGCGGAACCAGATCCTTACCTTATGATTCCCCGGCAACGTGTCGGTATGGCTTTCGCCGGCATGTGCCTCATCTGGGGGTCTACTTTTGTAGCTCTCAAAACCGGCCTGAAGGAAACCCCACCCATCCTGGGTGTCGCACTGCGGCACCTGCTGGCCTCCCTGCTCCTCTTTCTGATCATTTACTGGCGCAAATTCCCCATCCCCTTCGACCGGCTGGCCCGCCGCCAATATGTCACGGTGGGAATCCTCAATTTCTCACTCAGCTATTCCCTGACCTACGCCGGCACCCAGTATATCTACAGCAACATCTCCTCGCTGTTGTGGGCCTCCATTCCCATCACCACCGCTCTGGTGGCCCACTTTACGTTGCCCGCTGAACGCCTCTCCTTTATGAAAGGCTTCGGTATCCTGGTGGGCTTTGGCGGCGTGGTCCTGATATTCTGGGGTTACGGCCTGGGCAAAAGCGAAGACCTGCTGTTGGGCATGTCGCTGGTGATGGGGGCCGTTTTGGTTGCTACCTGGCCCAGTGTTTATCTGAAACGCCGGCCCGCTCGCGCCAATCCCGTGGTCCTCAGCGCCGTCACGACCGGCATCGGCGGCCTGACCACACTGCTGGGCAGCCTCCTGCTGGAGTCCCCCTCCCGAATGGTCTGGAGCCCCCTGAACATCGGCATTATTTTCTACCTGGCCATCTTTGGAACCGTGGTGGCCTGGGTGTTCTATTTTTATCTGCTCGAGCACCTGGAAGTTGTTAAGCTTTCATTCGTGGGTTTCATTGCCCCGGTTATCGCCCTGTTCATGGGTATGATTGTGCTGCGTGAAATCCTGCCACCTATCGTATTTCTGGGTGCATTTCTGGTTCTTCTAGGAATCTTCCTTGCCGATGCCCGCCGCTACCTGCGGATCCTGACCCGCCGGCTGGAACGGCTGCAGCTGTAGCCATGAACCTCACCCTCCGCCTGCGCAGTAACGGCCCCACCAACCTGGCCCGCTGCACCCAGCCCGTCACTGAACACCAGGCCGACCGGGAGGCCTTTGCCGATGGCTGCCTGTACCGGGCCAGCCGCATCGCCGGAGTGCCGGTCATCGTCCGGGCTGGCTCTGCCGCCGCCGATGAGCTCGAATTCACGGTCTCACCAGCCGGGAA
This genomic window from Candidatus Neomarinimicrobiota bacterium contains:
- a CDS encoding adenylosuccinate synthase produces the protein MPITAVIGGQWGDEGKGKIVDLLCEDMQVVVRYQGGANAGHTVQIDSDIIILHQVPSGILRPDCICILGHGMVVDPVSFADELDTLAQHGIDTKGRIQISHAAHIVTPIHKAMDRATGHIIGTTLRGIGPAYADKARRLGIRAIDLKDTTRLHQYLQDRLNVSVQQGEVKPDELEKVREEVEAFLQTTKRLTPLLTDTIGSIHQAVDQGKNILLEGAQGTLLDIDLGTYPYVTSSHPTAGGIASGLGLPVQKIDRLLGVFKAYATRVGAGPFPTELTDEVGDRLQEQGAEFGATTGRRRRCGWFDGVAASYACKVNGFSELALTKLDVLDKFDTLKICTAYELNDTHLTGFSAAIPHLDQVTPVYNEVPGWQTDTSRLKSARELPPEAQSYIKRLEELLAVPITLVSVGAERNQILTL
- a CDS encoding DMT family transporter, whose product is MIPRQRVGMAFAGMCLIWGSTFVALKTGLKETPPILGVALRHLLASLLLFLIIYWRKFPIPFDRLARRQYVTVGILNFSLSYSLTYAGTQYIYSNISSLLWASIPITTALVAHFTLPAERLSFMKGFGILVGFGGVVLIFWGYGLGKSEDLLLGMSLVMGAVLVATWPSVYLKRRPARANPVVLSAVTTGIGGLTTLLGSLLLESPSRMVWSPLNIGIIFYLAIFGTVVAWVFYFYLLEHLEVVKLSFVGFIAPVIALFMGMIVLREILPPIVFLGAFLVLLGIFLADARRYLRILTRRLERLQL